A genomic region of Lujinxingia sediminis contains the following coding sequences:
- a CDS encoding amidase family protein encodes MSQPGTFDAFRALPDPAAHVFETSQGDPLGALLTRATPGDIATAALSAEGPLAGLPIGIKDNLCTRDLPTTAASRILEGYRSPFDATVVERLRAAGALIVAKTNLDEFAMGSTGQHSAFKPTLHPLSPTHSPGGSSSGSAAAVAAGWLPAALGSDTGGSLRQPAATCGLVGFKPTYGRVSRHGLIAFASSLDHIGWLTRSVADAALLFDVLAGPDPRDPSALRDAPLRASAQPTPRIPALRLGLLPALIEDTPIHPAISRAFSALIEGLRSAGATLPDLSPAHLELAGPAYTAISSAEAASNLARYEGLRFGQRASGPSGAPSTVEALATHSRSALLGAEVQRRLLLGHSLLSGQTTLAHAQNARAHIRKNLDEALTHVDALLTPTTPDTAPRRDAPDDPEHHRDRFTLPANLAGLPAISLPLGHDADGLPFGLQLIGRRGHDAHLLAIARALEAFLTTA; translated from the coding sequence ATGAGCCAGCCCGGCACCTTCGACGCTTTCAGGGCGCTGCCCGATCCCGCCGCGCATGTCTTTGAAACGAGCCAGGGCGATCCCCTCGGCGCGCTCCTGACCCGCGCCACGCCCGGCGACATCGCCACCGCCGCGCTCTCGGCCGAAGGCCCCCTGGCCGGCCTGCCCATCGGCATCAAAGACAACCTCTGCACCCGCGATCTGCCCACCACCGCCGCCTCCCGCATCCTCGAAGGCTACCGCTCGCCATTCGACGCCACGGTGGTCGAGCGCCTGCGCGCTGCCGGCGCGCTCATCGTCGCAAAAACCAATCTCGACGAATTCGCGATGGGCTCCACCGGCCAGCACTCGGCGTTTAAGCCCACCCTCCACCCCTTGAGCCCGACGCACAGCCCCGGGGGCTCCTCCAGCGGCTCGGCCGCCGCGGTGGCGGCCGGCTGGCTACCGGCCGCCCTCGGCAGTGACACCGGCGGAAGCCTGCGCCAGCCCGCAGCTACCTGCGGGCTCGTGGGCTTTAAACCGACCTACGGACGCGTGAGCCGCCACGGGCTGATCGCCTTCGCCTCAAGCCTCGACCACATCGGCTGGCTCACCCGAAGCGTCGCTGACGCCGCGCTTCTTTTCGACGTGCTGGCCGGCCCCGACCCCCGCGACCCGAGCGCGCTGCGCGACGCGCCCCTTCGAGCAAGCGCACAGCCCACACCCCGCATCCCCGCACTCCGACTGGGCCTTCTCCCCGCCCTGATCGAAGATACTCCGATACACCCCGCCATCTCCCGGGCCTTCAGCGCGCTTATCGAAGGCCTGCGCTCGGCCGGTGCCACCCTCCCTGACCTCTCCCCCGCGCACCTGGAGCTGGCCGGTCCCGCCTACACCGCCATCAGCTCGGCGGAGGCCGCCTCCAACCTGGCGCGCTACGAGGGCCTTCGTTTTGGCCAACGCGCGTCAGGCCCCTCCGGCGCCCCGAGCACCGTTGAGGCCCTCGCCACCCACAGCCGCAGCGCGCTTCTGGGCGCGGAGGTGCAACGCCGCCTGCTTCTGGGCCACAGCCTGCTCAGCGGCCAGACCACCCTGGCCCACGCGCAAAACGCCCGCGCCCACATCCGAAAAAACCTCGACGAGGCGCTGACCCACGTCGACGCTTTGCTCACCCCCACCACCCCCGACACCGCCCCGCGTCGCGACGCCCCCGACGATCCGGAGCACCACCGCGACCGCTTCACCCTGCCTGCCAACCTGGCCGGGCTGCCGGCGATCTCCCTGCCCCTGGGCCACGACGCCGACGGCCTCCCCTTCGGCCTCCAGCTCATCGGCCGCCGCGGCCACGACGCCCACCTGCTTGCCATCGCCCGCGCCCTGGAAGCCTTCCTCACCACCGCATAA
- a CDS encoding Asp-tRNA(Asn)/Glu-tRNA(Gln) amidotransferase GatCAB subunit C: protein MTHLPPEKLATLALRPTAETQLRAHLQRLDAALLPAADLEPLELRPTGAPAIVERPDIPEAPLSTEEALHNAAHTHQGFLAMPAALPSPSSEPTP from the coding sequence ATGACCCACCTTCCCCCCGAAAAACTCGCCACTCTGGCGCTCCGACCCACCGCCGAAACACAGCTCCGGGCGCACCTTCAGCGCCTTGATGCGGCCCTTTTACCTGCGGCCGACCTTGAGCCCCTGGAGCTCCGACCCACCGGCGCCCCCGCCATCGTGGAGCGACCCGACATCCCCGAAGCTCCCCTGAGCACCGAGGAGGCGCTGCACAACGCCGCGCACACCCACCAGGGCTTTCTGGCCATGCCCGCTGCCCTCCCCTCCCCCTCGTCGGAGCCCACGCCATGA
- a CDS encoding site-2 protease family protein, whose protein sequence is MFKHALRLPFRLLGIPLYLDLTFLIILPLLAWLIARQIEPFITLFHLPVSPGALNEGLLPYALGLAAALALFISVVIHELGHAIVARRYGVETERITLWLLGGMAQFKKMPTQRGAEAVVAIAGPITSGLLAALGGLLLWVVPERWPALLFVVAYTTFMNIALALFNLIPALPLDGGRVLRSLLAMRMPRMRATQIAATISRVLAIALGVVGIVSLNIFLILIALFIYIAVAAEARFELADELLSGLRVQELMSSPVIAMPATMSVGDLLARMLRDARHAYPVHDEGGEFIGMITLKGLQNAEPDAPIGDYLSELPERIDPQASAADLLEMMGRQDEPRVLVMPEKGPVLGIITRTDLYRALQLLTGRAPAPGH, encoded by the coding sequence ATGTTTAAGCACGCCCTGCGCCTGCCCTTTCGCCTGCTGGGCATCCCGCTCTACCTCGATCTGACCTTTTTGATCATTTTGCCGCTTTTGGCCTGGCTCATCGCCCGACAGATCGAGCCCTTTATCACCCTCTTTCATCTGCCGGTCTCGCCAGGAGCCTTAAACGAAGGGCTCTTGCCCTACGCGCTGGGGCTGGCCGCGGCGCTGGCCCTCTTTATCAGCGTCGTGATCCACGAGTTGGGTCACGCCATCGTGGCGCGCCGCTACGGCGTTGAGACCGAGCGCATCACCCTGTGGCTTCTGGGGGGCATGGCGCAGTTTAAAAAGATGCCGACCCAGCGCGGCGCCGAGGCCGTCGTCGCCATCGCCGGTCCCATCACAAGCGGGCTGCTCGCGGCCCTGGGCGGGCTGCTGCTCTGGGTGGTCCCGGAGCGCTGGCCAGCCCTGCTCTTTGTGGTCGCCTACACCACCTTTATGAACATCGCGCTGGCCCTCTTTAACCTGATTCCGGCCCTTCCCCTGGACGGCGGTCGCGTGCTGCGCTCGCTGCTGGCGATGCGTATGCCGAGGATGCGCGCCACGCAGATCGCCGCCACCATCAGCCGCGTGCTGGCCATTGCCCTGGGCGTGGTGGGCATCGTAAGCCTGAACATCTTTTTGATTCTCATCGCCCTCTTCATCTACATCGCCGTGGCCGCCGAGGCCCGCTTTGAGCTGGCCGACGAGCTCCTCAGCGGCCTTCGCGTTCAGGAGCTGATGAGCAGCCCGGTGATCGCGATGCCCGCTACGATGAGCGTCGGCGACCTGCTGGCCAGAATGCTGCGCGACGCTCGCCATGCCTACCCCGTCCACGATGAAGGCGGCGAATTCATCGGCATGATCACCCTGAAAGGCCTGCAGAACGCCGAACCTGACGCCCCCATCGGCGACTACCTCTCAGAACTCCCCGAGCGCATTGACCCGCAGGCCTCCGCCGCCGATCTGCTCGAGATGATGGGCCGCCAGGACGAGCCCCGCGTGCTCGTCATGCCCGAGAAAGGCCCCGTGCTCGGCATCATCACCCGCACCGACCTCTACCGCGCCCTGCAACTGCTCACCGGCCGCGCCCCGGCCCCTGGCCACTAG
- the gatB gene encoding Asp-tRNA(Asn)/Glu-tRNA(Gln) amidotransferase subunit GatB, whose translation MTTTTYDTRRWQADIGLEIHCQLQTRTRLFSPGPLPTTTETAPNSLLTPFDLGLPGTLPQLNERAVDLAIVAGIALGCDIAPLSHFDRKHYLYPDLPRGYQITQQERPICQKGRILFEHEGQPHTLPLQRIHLEEDAGRSLHEKLPGHTLVDLNRAGTPLIEIVTAPELHCPLATEAALRALHRLMVWLKICDGNLQEGSMRFDANISVRPAGSAEPGVRCELKNLNSFRFVREALTAEIDRHIALLQKGQPVRSQTRAYDDRARQTLLLRERDALPDYRFLRDPDLPPLQLDAARIKRLRERHPEHPDALERRLATTFNLPATIARTLSESRARATFFENATAEFPPDLPDQARHARAQAAANLLINTLLGLLDTDHPDLNALAITPAHLASIATLLAEGELSATVAAALCEEVARTGVDPLRIVEARALRQCRDPELLGRLVDEVLRDHPDQLEAYRRGKTKLLGFFIGQAMRRAKVEPDPQLLTSIFRERLS comes from the coding sequence ATGACGACCACCACCTACGACACTCGCCGCTGGCAGGCCGACATCGGCCTGGAGATCCACTGCCAGCTTCAAACCCGCACCCGGCTCTTCAGCCCCGGGCCGCTCCCGACCACCACCGAGACAGCCCCCAACAGCCTGCTCACCCCCTTTGATCTGGGGCTCCCCGGCACGCTGCCGCAGCTCAATGAGCGCGCCGTCGATCTGGCGATCGTCGCCGGCATCGCGCTCGGGTGTGACATCGCCCCCCTCAGCCATTTTGACCGCAAGCACTACCTCTACCCCGACCTCCCCAGGGGCTATCAGATCACCCAGCAGGAGCGCCCCATCTGCCAGAAGGGGCGCATCCTCTTTGAGCATGAGGGCCAGCCCCACACCCTGCCCCTGCAACGCATTCACCTGGAGGAAGACGCCGGTCGCTCCCTGCACGAGAAGCTCCCGGGCCACACGCTCGTGGACTTAAACCGCGCCGGCACCCCGCTCATCGAGATCGTCACCGCTCCCGAGCTGCACTGCCCCCTGGCCACCGAGGCCGCGCTGCGCGCCCTGCACCGCCTGATGGTCTGGCTCAAGATCTGCGATGGCAACCTCCAGGAAGGCTCGATGCGTTTTGACGCCAACATCTCCGTACGCCCCGCAGGTTCCGCTGAGCCCGGGGTGCGCTGCGAGCTCAAAAACCTCAACTCCTTTCGTTTTGTGCGCGAGGCGCTCACCGCCGAGATCGACCGCCACATCGCGCTCCTCCAAAAGGGTCAGCCGGTCCGCTCCCAGACCCGCGCCTACGACGATCGCGCGCGCCAGACCCTGCTCCTGCGCGAGCGCGACGCCCTGCCGGACTACCGATTTTTGCGCGATCCCGATCTTCCGCCCCTTCAGCTCGACGCCGCCCGCATAAAGCGCCTGCGCGAGCGCCACCCCGAGCACCCCGACGCCCTTGAGCGCCGCCTGGCCACGACCTTCAACCTCCCCGCCACCATCGCCCGCACCCTCTCGGAGTCCCGCGCCCGCGCCACCTTCTTCGAAAACGCCACCGCAGAGTTTCCGCCCGACCTCCCCGACCAGGCCCGCCACGCCCGCGCCCAGGCAGCCGCCAACCTCCTCATCAACACGCTCTTAGGCCTGCTCGACACCGACCACCCCGATCTAAACGCGCTCGCCATCACCCCCGCCCACCTCGCCAGCATCGCCACCCTGCTGGCCGAGGGTGAGCTCAGCGCCACGGTCGCCGCCGCGCTCTGTGAGGAGGTCGCCCGCACCGGAGTCGACCCCTTACGCATTGTCGAAGCGCGCGCTTTGCGGCAATGTCGCGACCCGGAGCTCCTGGGGCGCCTGGTCGACGAGGTCCTACGCGACCACCCCGACCAGCTCGAAGCCTACCGCCGGGGCAAAACCAAACTCCTGGGCTTCTTTATTGGCCAGGCCATGCGCCGCGCTAAGGTTGAACCCGACCCTCAACTGCTAACCTCCATCTTTCGCGAGCGACTCTCATGA
- the mtnA gene encoding S-methyl-5-thioribose-1-phosphate isomerase: MASNVVPLSWEGDRATGRLLMLDQRLLPTEEVWLKMHSAEDVARGIREMVIRGAPAIGIAAAFGMAMGMRAFEGPLHERPSEFGRLHTLLASTRPTAVNLFWALERCARVAERLRDADNASLTDALFDEADQIFQDDRDNNLRLGNYGAALFEGPTRILTHCNTGALATGGYGTALGVIRALHASGKLNHVFIDETRPYLQGARLTAWECVKEGIDATLITDSMAAHFMKLGQVDAVILGTDRIARNGDVANKIGTYGLAVLCKHHNIPFYVATPLSTIDLNTANGDDIEIEQRDPTEVTHIGGRQMAPEGVGVAHPAFDVTPAELVTAIITEAGVVYPPYTDTLPTLF; this comes from the coding sequence ATCGCTTCCAACGTCGTCCCCTTGAGCTGGGAGGGCGACCGCGCCACCGGCCGCCTCCTGATGCTCGACCAGCGCCTGCTCCCCACCGAGGAAGTCTGGCTGAAGATGCACAGCGCCGAAGACGTCGCCCGCGGCATCCGCGAGATGGTCATCCGCGGTGCCCCGGCCATCGGTATCGCCGCGGCCTTCGGCATGGCCATGGGCATGCGCGCCTTTGAGGGCCCCCTGCACGAGCGCCCCTCCGAGTTCGGTCGCCTGCACACCCTCCTCGCCAGCACTCGCCCCACCGCCGTCAACCTCTTCTGGGCCCTGGAGCGCTGCGCTCGCGTCGCTGAACGCCTGCGCGACGCCGACAACGCCTCGCTCACCGACGCCCTCTTTGACGAGGCCGACCAGATCTTCCAGGACGACCGCGACAACAACCTGCGACTGGGCAACTACGGTGCCGCCCTTTTTGAGGGCCCCACCCGCATCCTCACCCACTGCAACACCGGCGCGCTCGCCACGGGCGGCTACGGCACAGCCCTCGGCGTCATCCGCGCCCTGCACGCCTCAGGCAAACTCAACCACGTCTTCATCGACGAGACGCGCCCCTACCTCCAGGGCGCTCGCCTCACCGCCTGGGAATGCGTCAAAGAGGGCATCGACGCCACGCTCATCACCGACTCGATGGCCGCCCACTTCATGAAGCTCGGCCAGGTCGACGCCGTCATCCTCGGCACCGACCGCATCGCCCGTAACGGCGACGTCGCCAACAAGATCGGCACCTACGGCCTGGCCGTGCTCTGCAAACACCACAACATCCCCTTCTACGTCGCCACCCCCCTCTCCACCATCGATCTGAACACCGCCAACGGCGACGACATCGAGATCGAACAACGCGACCCCACCGAGGTCACCCACATCGGTGGCCGCCAGATGGCCCCCGAAGGCGTCGGCGTCGCCCACCCCGCCTTCGACGTCACCCCCGCCGAGCTCGTCACCGCCATCATCACCGAAGCCGGCGTCGTCTACCCCCCCTACACCGACACCCTCCCCACGTTATTCTAA
- a CDS encoding GNAT family N-acetyltransferase yields the protein MFERRLDERVALRLLQIGDKEELFEVVDREREELRRWLPWVDAITSVDDYDGYIRSTLTQLAEGNGFQAAITVEGQIAGMIGVHGVDRANQSTSIGYWLSSAYRGEGIMTRATAEVLRWAFEDEGLERVEVRCGRENLASRKVVERLGLVEEGVLRRAERLVDGWTDLVVYSMLRDAWQGQTQGAQA from the coding sequence ATGTTTGAGCGACGACTGGACGAACGCGTGGCGCTGAGGCTGCTGCAGATCGGCGATAAAGAGGAGCTCTTCGAGGTGGTCGACCGGGAGCGCGAGGAGCTGCGGCGCTGGCTTCCCTGGGTCGACGCCATCACAAGCGTCGATGATTACGACGGGTACATTCGCTCCACCCTCACGCAGCTGGCCGAGGGCAATGGTTTTCAGGCGGCGATCACCGTGGAGGGGCAGATCGCGGGGATGATCGGGGTGCACGGCGTCGATCGCGCCAACCAGAGCACCTCGATCGGCTACTGGCTCAGCTCGGCCTACCGCGGGGAGGGCATCATGACGCGGGCCACCGCCGAGGTGCTGCGCTGGGCGTTTGAGGATGAGGGGCTGGAGCGGGTGGAGGTGCGCTGCGGGCGCGAGAACCTGGCGAGCCGCAAGGTGGTCGAGCGCCTGGGGCTTGTGGAGGAGGGGGTGCTGCGGCGCGCCGAGCGTCTGGTCGATGGGTGGACCGATCTGGTGGTCTATTCGATGCTGCGCGATGCGTGGCAAGGCCAGACGCAGGGCGCGCAGGCTTAA